One segment of Solanum lycopersicum chromosome 1, SLM_r2.1 DNA contains the following:
- the LOC101246773 gene encoding disease resistance protein RUN1-like isoform X1, with product MATEFKSQVFLSFKAKDTGITFADHLYEALAGAGFVTLRGGDGDEGGEETKLKLQKGVEEESGISIIILSNDYVSSSLCLDELVMILNCSKRRSVLPIFYHVDPSDVRKQKGRIGEEFDRHEEAKVKKWKEALKQVADLGGMVLQNQADGHESKFIQKILKVVENKLSRPVLYICPHLIGIERRVENINSWLEDGSTDVDTLVICGIGGIGKTTMAKYVYNLNYSKFDGSSFLSNIRENSTHHKGLVTLQRQFLSDICKRKKKPMFSVDEGMTEMRDAVSCKRILLVLDDVDSRDQLDALLAMKDLLYPGSKVIVTTRNKRLLRPFDVHKLYEFETLNRDESVELLSWHAFGQDCPIKGFEVCSEQVAIDCGGLPLALEVLGATLAGRNIDIWRSTIQKLEAIPNHQILKKLAVSYESLEDDHDKNLFLHLACFFIGKDRDLVIAILNRCNFYTVIGIENLIDRNFVKISESNRLIMHQMIRDMGRDIVRQESPMEPGKRSRLWRSKDSYNVLIQNLATQTIQGIILNMDMLKDNDIVSSSFSAIDFKKHKTKNFLNYHNPQRGQFKQKTSGFSPWHLSDVKEVTNQLVLETVVFEKMQKLRLLQFDHVELQGSFDVFPKRLRWLRWSELQLECMPIDFPLESLVVIELQHSRLRKIWHEVKFLKYLKIFDLSHSYELLRTPDFSGLPNLEKLILRYCTSLIELHETIGCLESLLLLNLNNCKNLQRLPDSICMLKCLVTLNISGCSSLEYVPMDLDKVDSLRELYADEIAVHQMVSTAEEVQPWYGFLRSWMCKGTICPKVSHISLPNSLVTLSLAGCNLSDNTFPVAFNSLSLLRNLDLSHNNICSLPKGISYLTRLQKLQVEGCEKLKSLIGLPNIEHLNVTNCSLLEKISYQSKSSSLKNLLVSNCVELVEIDGNFKLEPLRNTEAGMLCKLGLLNLAPMDNVMINLTSNILSYYRIHGKGWTPRRKTKKVVLQGLYQPGIFSTFLTGERVPPWFSSKFSKESSASFKVPTCNSRIEGLSFCIVYKRSTIGLSPSILGPSRLTPPPRISHLAMRKAQGRPLRYRLVENKPYESTFDCPCITVNNLTRSLKWSYQPLFYGVPEGREGMMWLSHWKLENQLSSEDVIEVTVTAGDGITVMEFGIKIVHVEETKVLGKPGCEETDIVNPFWDVNLVHATTSKDTFSVRLPPTYRSLRAAHELFMEKALKRNMSDYN from the exons ATGGCTACTGAATTCAAGTCTCAAGTGTTCTTGAGTTTCAAGGCCAAAGATACCGGCATTACTTTTGCAGATCATCTCTATGAAGCTCTGGCTGGAGCAGGTTTTGTAACATTAAGAGGTGGCGATGGAGACGAGGGAGGAGAAGAAACCAAATTGAAATTACAAAAGGGTGTTGAAGAAGAATCAGGGATTTCAATTATAATCCTTTCAAATGATTATGTGTCTTCAAGTTTGTGTCTTGATGAGTTGGTAATGATCTTGAATTGTAGTAAAAGAAGATCAGTTCTGCCCATATTTTACCATGTGGATCCTTCTGATGTTAGGAAACAGAAGGGGAGAATTGGAGAAGAATTTGATAGGCATGAAGAAGCTAAGGTTAAAAAATGGAAGGAAGCACTCAAACAAGTTGCAGACTTGGGAGGAATGGTCTTACAAAACCAAGCTGATGG ACATGAGTCCAAATTCATACAGAAGATCCTTAAAGTGGTTGAGAATAAACTGAGCAGGCCAGTTCTGTATATTTGCCCTCATCTGATTGGAATAGAAAGGCGTGTTGAAAACATCAACTCATGGCTAGAGGATGGATCTACTGATGTTGAcactcttgttatttgtggCATTGGTGGAATAGGCAAGACAACAATGGCAAAGTATGTGTATAATTTGAACTATAGTAAGTTTGATGGTAGCAGTTTTTTGTCCAACATTAGAGAAAATTCAACACACCATAAAGGTTTAGTTACTCTTCAAAGACAATTTCTTTCTGATATTtgcaagagaaagaagaaaccTATGTTTTCAGTGGACGAGGGAATGACTGAGATGAGAGATGCTGTAAGTTGTAAAAGAATCCTTCTTGTTCTTGATGATGTTGATAGCCGCGATCAATTGGATGCTCTACTGGCAATGAAGGACTTGTTATACCCTGGAAGTAAAGTCATAGTGACAACTAGGAACAAGAGATTGCTTAGGCCTTTTGATGTGCATAAGCTTTACGAGTTTGAAACTTTGAATAGAGATGAATCAGTTGAGCTCTTAAGTTGGCATGCATTTGGTCAAGATTGTCCTATTAAAGGTTTTGAGGTATGTTCAGAACAAGTAGCAATCGATTGTGGAGGACTTCCATTAGCACTTGAAGTTCTTGGTGCTACTTTGGCAGGAAGAAACATAGATATTTGGAGAAGCACAATACAGAAATTAGAAGCAATTCCGAATCATcaaattctcaaaaaattaGCAGTAAGTTATGAATCTCTGGAGGATGATCATGATAAAAATTTGTTTCTCCACCTAGCTTGCTTTTTCATTGGGAAGGACAGAGATCTAGTAATAGCTATTCTCAATAGGTGCAACTTTTACACTGTAATTGGAATAGAAAATCTAATTGACagaaattttgtaaaaattagtGAGTCTAACAGGTTGATTATGCATCAAATGATTCGAGATATGGGAAGAGACATTGTTCGCCAAGAATCACCAATGGAGCCTGGGAAACGCTCTAGACTATGGCGCTCCAAGGATTCCTATAATGTCTTAATCCAGAACCTT GCCACTCAAACAATTCAGGGCATTATCCTTAACATGGATATGCTCAAAGACAATGACATAGTTAGCTCAAGTTTTTCTGCCATTGATTTCAAGAAACACAAAACAAAGAACTTTCTCAACTATCATAATCCTCAGAGAGGTCAATTCAAACAGAAAACGTCTGGTTTTTCCCCATGGCATTTATCAGATGTCAAAGAAGTTACAAATCAACTGGTTCTGGAAACTGTTGTGTTTGAAAAAATGCAAAAGTTAAGACTACTCCAGTTTGATCACGTTGAGCTTCAAGGATCTTTTGATGTTTTTCCTAAGAGATTAAGATGGTTACGCTGGTCAGAGCTGCAACTAGAATGCATGCCAATTGATTTTCCTCTGGAGAGCCTTGTAGTGATTGAATTACAGCATAGCAGATTGAGGAAAATCTGGCATGAAGTCAAG TTCCTTAAATATCTGAAGATTTTCGATCTCAGTCATTCCTACGAGCTTCTAAGAACACCTGATTTCTCTGGACTGCCCAACCTTGAGAAATTGATCCTTCGATATTGTACAAGCTTGATTGAGCTTCATGAGACCATCGGATGTCTCGAATCACTTCTTCTGTTGAACCTCAACAATTGCAAAAATCTGCAGAGACTTCCAGATAGCATTTGCATGCTAAAATGTCTGGTCACACTAAATATCTCTGGTTGCTCAAGTCTTGAATATGTACCGATGGATCTAGATAAAGTAGATTCACTGAGAGAGCTCTATGCTGATGAAATTGCAGTTCATCAAATGGTTTCTACTGCAGAAGAGGTTCAACCGTGGTACGGATTCCTGCGGTCCTGGATGTGCAAGGGGACAATATGTCCTAAAGTTTCACACATTAGTTTACCCAATTCTTTGGTTACTTTGAGTCTTGCTGGATGTAATCTATCCGACAATACTTTTCCAGTTGCTTTCAATAGCCTCTCCTTATTGCGAAACTTAGATTTGAGCCATAACAATATTTGCAGTCTGCCAAAGGGCATAAGTTATCTTACTAGACTTCAAAAGCTACAAGTGGAAGGCTGTGAAAAGCTCAAATCTCTCATAGGGCTTCCCAATATAGAACATCTCAATGTTACTAACTGCAGCTtgttagagaaaatatcatatcAATCTAAATCATCTAGTCTGAAGAATTTGCTGGTCTCAAATTGTGTTGAATTGGTGGAAATAGATGGAAATTTCAAGTTAGAGCCCTTGAGAAATACTGAGGCAGGGATGCTTTGCAAGCTAGGCTTGTTGAACTTGGCTCCTATGGACAATGTCATGATCAATCTTACATCTAACATACTGAGCTACTACCGAATACACGGTAAAGGGTGGACTCCAAGAAGGAAGACAAAGAAAGTTGTTCTTCAG GGACTGTACCAACCAGGCATCTTTAGCACTTTTCTTACTGGTGAAAGAGTTCCTCCTTGGTTTAGCTCAAAGTTCTCAAAAGAATCAAGTGCATCCTTCAAAGTACCTACTTGCAATTCCAGAATAGAGGGATTGAGTTTTTGCATTGTGTACAAGCGTTCCACGATTGGGCTTTCACCGAGCATTCTCGGTCCTTCACGGCTAACACCACCTCCAAGAATTTCTCATCTTGCCATGCGCAAAGCTCAAGGAAGACCACTTCGTTATAGGCTGGTGGAAAATAAACCATATGAATCAACTTTCGATTGCCCATGCATTACAGTTAATAACTTAACTCGAAGTTTGAAATGGTCTTACCAGCCCTTGTTCTATGGAGTTCCAGAAGGGAGAGAAGGAATGATGTGGTTAAGCCATTGGAAACTAGAGAATCAGTTGAGCAGTGAAGATGTTATAGAGGTCACAGTTACCGCAGGAGATGGTATCACAGTTATGGAATTTGGGATCAAAATTGTGCATGTTGAAGAGACAAAAGTGCTAGGGAAACCAGGCTGTGAAGAGACAGATATTGTCAATCCATTTTGGGATGTTAATTTGGTACATGCCACCACTTCAAAGGATACTTTTTCTGTCCGTCTTCCTCCTACTTATCGTTCCTTACGTGCTGCTCATGAGCTATTTATGGAGAAGGCACTTAAAAGAAATATGTCAGACTATAACTAA
- the LOC101246773 gene encoding disease resistance protein RUN1-like isoform X2, whose product MIMCLQVCVLMSWKQKGRIGEEFDRHEEAKVKKWKEALKQVADLGGMVLQNQADGHESKFIQKILKVVENKLSRPVLYICPHLIGIERRVENINSWLEDGSTDVDTLVICGIGGIGKTTMAKYVYNLNYSKFDGSSFLSNIRENSTHHKGLVTLQRQFLSDICKRKKKPMFSVDEGMTEMRDAVSCKRILLVLDDVDSRDQLDALLAMKDLLYPGSKVIVTTRNKRLLRPFDVHKLYEFETLNRDESVELLSWHAFGQDCPIKGFEVCSEQVAIDCGGLPLALEVLGATLAGRNIDIWRSTIQKLEAIPNHQILKKLAVSYESLEDDHDKNLFLHLACFFIGKDRDLVIAILNRCNFYTVIGIENLIDRNFVKISESNRLIMHQMIRDMGRDIVRQESPMEPGKRSRLWRSKDSYNVLIQNLATQTIQGIILNMDMLKDNDIVSSSFSAIDFKKHKTKNFLNYHNPQRGQFKQKTSGFSPWHLSDVKEVTNQLVLETVVFEKMQKLRLLQFDHVELQGSFDVFPKRLRWLRWSELQLECMPIDFPLESLVVIELQHSRLRKIWHEVKFLKYLKIFDLSHSYELLRTPDFSGLPNLEKLILRYCTSLIELHETIGCLESLLLLNLNNCKNLQRLPDSICMLKCLVTLNISGCSSLEYVPMDLDKVDSLRELYADEIAVHQMVSTAEEVQPWYGFLRSWMCKGTICPKVSHISLPNSLVTLSLAGCNLSDNTFPVAFNSLSLLRNLDLSHNNICSLPKGISYLTRLQKLQVEGCEKLKSLIGLPNIEHLNVTNCSLLEKISYQSKSSSLKNLLVSNCVELVEIDGNFKLEPLRNTEAGMLCKLGLLNLAPMDNVMINLTSNILSYYRIHGKGWTPRRKTKKVVLQGLYQPGIFSTFLTGERVPPWFSSKFSKESSASFKVPTCNSRIEGLSFCIVYKRSTIGLSPSILGPSRLTPPPRISHLAMRKAQGRPLRYRLVENKPYESTFDCPCITVNNLTRSLKWSYQPLFYGVPEGREGMMWLSHWKLENQLSSEDVIEVTVTAGDGITVMEFGIKIVHVEETKVLGKPGCEETDIVNPFWDVNLVHATTSKDTFSVRLPPTYRSLRAAHELFMEKALKRNMSDYN is encoded by the exons ATGATTATGTGTCTTCAAGTTTGTGTCTTGATGAGTTG GAAACAGAAGGGGAGAATTGGAGAAGAATTTGATAGGCATGAAGAAGCTAAGGTTAAAAAATGGAAGGAAGCACTCAAACAAGTTGCAGACTTGGGAGGAATGGTCTTACAAAACCAAGCTGATGG ACATGAGTCCAAATTCATACAGAAGATCCTTAAAGTGGTTGAGAATAAACTGAGCAGGCCAGTTCTGTATATTTGCCCTCATCTGATTGGAATAGAAAGGCGTGTTGAAAACATCAACTCATGGCTAGAGGATGGATCTACTGATGTTGAcactcttgttatttgtggCATTGGTGGAATAGGCAAGACAACAATGGCAAAGTATGTGTATAATTTGAACTATAGTAAGTTTGATGGTAGCAGTTTTTTGTCCAACATTAGAGAAAATTCAACACACCATAAAGGTTTAGTTACTCTTCAAAGACAATTTCTTTCTGATATTtgcaagagaaagaagaaaccTATGTTTTCAGTGGACGAGGGAATGACTGAGATGAGAGATGCTGTAAGTTGTAAAAGAATCCTTCTTGTTCTTGATGATGTTGATAGCCGCGATCAATTGGATGCTCTACTGGCAATGAAGGACTTGTTATACCCTGGAAGTAAAGTCATAGTGACAACTAGGAACAAGAGATTGCTTAGGCCTTTTGATGTGCATAAGCTTTACGAGTTTGAAACTTTGAATAGAGATGAATCAGTTGAGCTCTTAAGTTGGCATGCATTTGGTCAAGATTGTCCTATTAAAGGTTTTGAGGTATGTTCAGAACAAGTAGCAATCGATTGTGGAGGACTTCCATTAGCACTTGAAGTTCTTGGTGCTACTTTGGCAGGAAGAAACATAGATATTTGGAGAAGCACAATACAGAAATTAGAAGCAATTCCGAATCATcaaattctcaaaaaattaGCAGTAAGTTATGAATCTCTGGAGGATGATCATGATAAAAATTTGTTTCTCCACCTAGCTTGCTTTTTCATTGGGAAGGACAGAGATCTAGTAATAGCTATTCTCAATAGGTGCAACTTTTACACTGTAATTGGAATAGAAAATCTAATTGACagaaattttgtaaaaattagtGAGTCTAACAGGTTGATTATGCATCAAATGATTCGAGATATGGGAAGAGACATTGTTCGCCAAGAATCACCAATGGAGCCTGGGAAACGCTCTAGACTATGGCGCTCCAAGGATTCCTATAATGTCTTAATCCAGAACCTT GCCACTCAAACAATTCAGGGCATTATCCTTAACATGGATATGCTCAAAGACAATGACATAGTTAGCTCAAGTTTTTCTGCCATTGATTTCAAGAAACACAAAACAAAGAACTTTCTCAACTATCATAATCCTCAGAGAGGTCAATTCAAACAGAAAACGTCTGGTTTTTCCCCATGGCATTTATCAGATGTCAAAGAAGTTACAAATCAACTGGTTCTGGAAACTGTTGTGTTTGAAAAAATGCAAAAGTTAAGACTACTCCAGTTTGATCACGTTGAGCTTCAAGGATCTTTTGATGTTTTTCCTAAGAGATTAAGATGGTTACGCTGGTCAGAGCTGCAACTAGAATGCATGCCAATTGATTTTCCTCTGGAGAGCCTTGTAGTGATTGAATTACAGCATAGCAGATTGAGGAAAATCTGGCATGAAGTCAAG TTCCTTAAATATCTGAAGATTTTCGATCTCAGTCATTCCTACGAGCTTCTAAGAACACCTGATTTCTCTGGACTGCCCAACCTTGAGAAATTGATCCTTCGATATTGTACAAGCTTGATTGAGCTTCATGAGACCATCGGATGTCTCGAATCACTTCTTCTGTTGAACCTCAACAATTGCAAAAATCTGCAGAGACTTCCAGATAGCATTTGCATGCTAAAATGTCTGGTCACACTAAATATCTCTGGTTGCTCAAGTCTTGAATATGTACCGATGGATCTAGATAAAGTAGATTCACTGAGAGAGCTCTATGCTGATGAAATTGCAGTTCATCAAATGGTTTCTACTGCAGAAGAGGTTCAACCGTGGTACGGATTCCTGCGGTCCTGGATGTGCAAGGGGACAATATGTCCTAAAGTTTCACACATTAGTTTACCCAATTCTTTGGTTACTTTGAGTCTTGCTGGATGTAATCTATCCGACAATACTTTTCCAGTTGCTTTCAATAGCCTCTCCTTATTGCGAAACTTAGATTTGAGCCATAACAATATTTGCAGTCTGCCAAAGGGCATAAGTTATCTTACTAGACTTCAAAAGCTACAAGTGGAAGGCTGTGAAAAGCTCAAATCTCTCATAGGGCTTCCCAATATAGAACATCTCAATGTTACTAACTGCAGCTtgttagagaaaatatcatatcAATCTAAATCATCTAGTCTGAAGAATTTGCTGGTCTCAAATTGTGTTGAATTGGTGGAAATAGATGGAAATTTCAAGTTAGAGCCCTTGAGAAATACTGAGGCAGGGATGCTTTGCAAGCTAGGCTTGTTGAACTTGGCTCCTATGGACAATGTCATGATCAATCTTACATCTAACATACTGAGCTACTACCGAATACACGGTAAAGGGTGGACTCCAAGAAGGAAGACAAAGAAAGTTGTTCTTCAG GGACTGTACCAACCAGGCATCTTTAGCACTTTTCTTACTGGTGAAAGAGTTCCTCCTTGGTTTAGCTCAAAGTTCTCAAAAGAATCAAGTGCATCCTTCAAAGTACCTACTTGCAATTCCAGAATAGAGGGATTGAGTTTTTGCATTGTGTACAAGCGTTCCACGATTGGGCTTTCACCGAGCATTCTCGGTCCTTCACGGCTAACACCACCTCCAAGAATTTCTCATCTTGCCATGCGCAAAGCTCAAGGAAGACCACTTCGTTATAGGCTGGTGGAAAATAAACCATATGAATCAACTTTCGATTGCCCATGCATTACAGTTAATAACTTAACTCGAAGTTTGAAATGGTCTTACCAGCCCTTGTTCTATGGAGTTCCAGAAGGGAGAGAAGGAATGATGTGGTTAAGCCATTGGAAACTAGAGAATCAGTTGAGCAGTGAAGATGTTATAGAGGTCACAGTTACCGCAGGAGATGGTATCACAGTTATGGAATTTGGGATCAAAATTGTGCATGTTGAAGAGACAAAAGTGCTAGGGAAACCAGGCTGTGAAGAGACAGATATTGTCAATCCATTTTGGGATGTTAATTTGGTACATGCCACCACTTCAAAGGATACTTTTTCTGTCCGTCTTCCTCCTACTTATCGTTCCTTACGTGCTGCTCATGAGCTATTTATGGAGAAGGCACTTAAAAGAAATATGTCAGACTATAACTAA
- the LOC101249962 gene encoding actin cytoskeleton-regulatory complex protein PAN1 isoform X1, with protein MENFSGFGLGNTFRKQRTDLYRRPQKESQLNLNCRDNSSISSAPPSDSLSKSSSCDNADYGNISRTSYSNLIEAEAAGEFGVEGGNSGYSCSSDTEQKHGQIDMSRFSEGDQATSRVEDPKSGTVMCSNHSGMPGVVSDGAGNDTKVKKVKLKVGGVTKTINTSVAGSSSDAPQKWQPKQNTGGHHSSYSGRAIGLRGIPWKDFAKTGFGVRKVDSSTDQLPGQFAPLKQLEKYEASHKSKSLLKRHLSGETFDDEDTEDDDDDEIRFLEKLRSSKYSACYSAGYEDDDEVGCRKKRKISRVLSQSSKVYSADLSYYDSLKAVKGIEKSKSERASQGSDYEEVVVSDTELVPKKKKKLKELADISVVERRKMAVTTRQQALQSGKDISCSAVEFPHRLPPAPPKKQKEKLSEVEQQLKKAEAAQRRRMQAEKAARESEAEAIRKILSQDSSRKKREDKIKKRQEELAQERTGAASSLSSNAIRWVMGPSGTVVIFPNEMGLPSIFEPKACSYPPPREKCAGPSCMNTYKYRDSKSKLPLCSLQCYKAIREKIQHLSAC; from the exons ATGGAGAACTTCAGCGGTTTTGGGTTGGGCAACACATTTAGGAAACAGAGAACTGATCTATATCGGCGGCCTCAAAAGGAGTCTCAGTTGAATTTAAATTGTCGTGATAATTCATCCATTTCATCAGCACCACCATCTGATAGTTTGAGCAAATCATCTAGTTGTGATAATGCTGATTATGGTAATATTTCAAGAACATCTTATAGTAACCTCATTGAAGCTGAGGCTGCCGGTGAGTTTGGTGTCGAAGGTGGGAACTCTGGGTACTCCTGTTCCAGTGATACCGAGCAAAAGCATGGTCAGATAGATATGAGTAGATTTAGTGAAGGAGACCAAGCAACATCTCGGGTAGAGGATCCCAAAAGTGGAACTGTGATGTGCAGTAATCATTCTGGAATGCCAGGAGTAGTATCAGATGGAGCTGGGAATGACACCAAAGTCaagaaagtgaaactcaaaGTTGGTGGTGttacaaaaacaataaacacTTCTGTCGCTGGATCCTCTTCAGATGCCCCTCAGAAATGGCAACCCAAG CAGAATACAGGTGGACATCATTCCTCTTATAGTGGAAGGGCAATTGGCTTGCGAGGTATCCCCTGGAAGGATTTTGCTAAAACTGGTTTTGGTGTTAGGAAAGTGGATTCCTCGACGGATCAGTTACCTGGGCAGTTTGCCCCTTTGAAacaattagaaaaatatgagGCATCTCATAAAAGCAAGTCTCTGCTAAAAAGACATTTATCAGGTGAAACATTTGATGATGAAGACactgaggatgatgatgatgatgagatcCGTTTCCTGGAGAAGCTCAGGTCTTCCAAATATTCTGCGTGTTATAGTGCTGGctatgaggatgatgatgaagtTGGATGTAGAAAAAAGCGGAAGATATCAAGGGTGTTAAGTCAAAGTAGCAAAGTTTATAGTGCAGATCTGAGTTATTACGATTCGCTTAAAGCAGTTAAAGGGATTGAGAAATCCAAATCTGAAAGAGCATCTCAGGGTTCGGACTATGAAGAGGTGGTGGTTTCTGATACTGAGTTAGTaccgaagaagaagaaaaaactaaagGAATTAGCTGATATCTCAGTAGTTGAAAGGAGAAAAATGGCCGTGACTACTCGCCAGCAGGCACTTCAATCTGGAAAAGATATTTCTTGCAGTGCAGTTGAGTTTCCCCATAGACTTCCACCTGCACCACCTAAAA AACAAAAGGAGAAGCTCTCTGAAGTGGAGCAGCAGTTGAAGAAAGCTGAGGCTGCGCAAAGACGCAGGATGCAAGCTGAAAAGGCTGCTCGAGAGTCGGAG GCTGAAGCAATAAGGAAAATCCTAAGTCAAGATTCTAGTAGGAAAAAGCGAGAAGATAAAATTAAGAAGCGTCAAGAGGAGTTAGCACAG GAAAGAACTGGAGCAGCTTCTTCACTATCATCAAATGCTATCAGATGGGTTATGGGTCCTTCTGGTACTGTTGTGATATTTCCCAATGAGATGGGACTCCCAAGCATATTTGAACCTAAGGCTTGCAG CTATCCACCTCCTCGTGAGAAATGTGCCGGTCCATCTTGTATGAATACATACAAATACAGAGACTCCAAATCAAAACTGCCTCTCTGCAGTCTCCAGTGCTACAAGGCAATACGTGAGAAGATTCAACATCTAAGTGCTTGCTGA
- the LOC101249962 gene encoding actin cytoskeleton-regulatory complex protein PAN1 isoform X2, with the protein MENFSGFGLGNTFRKQRTDLYRRPQKESQLNLNCRDNSSISSAPPSDSLSKSSSCDNADYGNISRTSYSNLIEAEAAGEFGVEGGNSGYSCSSDTEQKHGQIDMSRFSEGDQATSRVEDPKSGTVMCSNHSGMPGVVSDGAGNDTKVKKVKLKVGGVTKTINTSVAGSSSDAPQKWQPKNTGGHHSSYSGRAIGLRGIPWKDFAKTGFGVRKVDSSTDQLPGQFAPLKQLEKYEASHKSKSLLKRHLSGETFDDEDTEDDDDDEIRFLEKLRSSKYSACYSAGYEDDDEVGCRKKRKISRVLSQSSKVYSADLSYYDSLKAVKGIEKSKSERASQGSDYEEVVVSDTELVPKKKKKLKELADISVVERRKMAVTTRQQALQSGKDISCSAVEFPHRLPPAPPKKQKEKLSEVEQQLKKAEAAQRRRMQAEKAARESEAEAIRKILSQDSSRKKREDKIKKRQEELAQERTGAASSLSSNAIRWVMGPSGTVVIFPNEMGLPSIFEPKACSYPPPREKCAGPSCMNTYKYRDSKSKLPLCSLQCYKAIREKIQHLSAC; encoded by the exons ATGGAGAACTTCAGCGGTTTTGGGTTGGGCAACACATTTAGGAAACAGAGAACTGATCTATATCGGCGGCCTCAAAAGGAGTCTCAGTTGAATTTAAATTGTCGTGATAATTCATCCATTTCATCAGCACCACCATCTGATAGTTTGAGCAAATCATCTAGTTGTGATAATGCTGATTATGGTAATATTTCAAGAACATCTTATAGTAACCTCATTGAAGCTGAGGCTGCCGGTGAGTTTGGTGTCGAAGGTGGGAACTCTGGGTACTCCTGTTCCAGTGATACCGAGCAAAAGCATGGTCAGATAGATATGAGTAGATTTAGTGAAGGAGACCAAGCAACATCTCGGGTAGAGGATCCCAAAAGTGGAACTGTGATGTGCAGTAATCATTCTGGAATGCCAGGAGTAGTATCAGATGGAGCTGGGAATGACACCAAAGTCaagaaagtgaaactcaaaGTTGGTGGTGttacaaaaacaataaacacTTCTGTCGCTGGATCCTCTTCAGATGCCCCTCAGAAATGGCAACCCAAG AATACAGGTGGACATCATTCCTCTTATAGTGGAAGGGCAATTGGCTTGCGAGGTATCCCCTGGAAGGATTTTGCTAAAACTGGTTTTGGTGTTAGGAAAGTGGATTCCTCGACGGATCAGTTACCTGGGCAGTTTGCCCCTTTGAAacaattagaaaaatatgagGCATCTCATAAAAGCAAGTCTCTGCTAAAAAGACATTTATCAGGTGAAACATTTGATGATGAAGACactgaggatgatgatgatgatgagatcCGTTTCCTGGAGAAGCTCAGGTCTTCCAAATATTCTGCGTGTTATAGTGCTGGctatgaggatgatgatgaagtTGGATGTAGAAAAAAGCGGAAGATATCAAGGGTGTTAAGTCAAAGTAGCAAAGTTTATAGTGCAGATCTGAGTTATTACGATTCGCTTAAAGCAGTTAAAGGGATTGAGAAATCCAAATCTGAAAGAGCATCTCAGGGTTCGGACTATGAAGAGGTGGTGGTTTCTGATACTGAGTTAGTaccgaagaagaagaaaaaactaaagGAATTAGCTGATATCTCAGTAGTTGAAAGGAGAAAAATGGCCGTGACTACTCGCCAGCAGGCACTTCAATCTGGAAAAGATATTTCTTGCAGTGCAGTTGAGTTTCCCCATAGACTTCCACCTGCACCACCTAAAA AACAAAAGGAGAAGCTCTCTGAAGTGGAGCAGCAGTTGAAGAAAGCTGAGGCTGCGCAAAGACGCAGGATGCAAGCTGAAAAGGCTGCTCGAGAGTCGGAG GCTGAAGCAATAAGGAAAATCCTAAGTCAAGATTCTAGTAGGAAAAAGCGAGAAGATAAAATTAAGAAGCGTCAAGAGGAGTTAGCACAG GAAAGAACTGGAGCAGCTTCTTCACTATCATCAAATGCTATCAGATGGGTTATGGGTCCTTCTGGTACTGTTGTGATATTTCCCAATGAGATGGGACTCCCAAGCATATTTGAACCTAAGGCTTGCAG CTATCCACCTCCTCGTGAGAAATGTGCCGGTCCATCTTGTATGAATACATACAAATACAGAGACTCCAAATCAAAACTGCCTCTCTGCAGTCTCCAGTGCTACAAGGCAATACGTGAGAAGATTCAACATCTAAGTGCTTGCTGA